The following coding sequences lie in one Candidatus Eremiobacterota bacterium genomic window:
- a CDS encoding pyridoxal phosphate-dependent aminotransferase, producing MEIGEPDFDTPDAIKKAAIDALYDNHTHYTPSAGLPSLRATIAQYASRFRRVTPEWGPENVVIAPGAKPVIWNTLSALLDPGDEFVYFDPAYPAYASCASYHQATIHAIPLLESRNWRMDLDELARRVSSKTKVVVINSPHNPTGGVLTNSDLEYIAELAQRYDFLVLADEIYSRNFYLDSEYVSIASLPGMRDRTIVVDGFSKAYAMTGWRLGYAIMPERLARTATLFNNNTFSCVATFVQMAGIAALTGPDEPVLRMNEIFRTRRDRLVQGLNAIAGISCLLPEGAFYAFPNVSAITRDDRALAKFLLEEGGVACGGGSSFGAAGQGYLRFSYAASLDDIDWALESIAKTLPKFVQ from the coding sequence ATGGAAATCGGCGAACCCGACTTCGATACGCCCGATGCGATCAAAAAGGCCGCGATTGACGCGCTTTACGACAATCACACGCACTACACGCCTTCCGCGGGCCTACCATCGTTGCGGGCGACCATTGCGCAGTACGCGAGCCGTTTTCGTCGCGTCACGCCGGAGTGGGGGCCGGAAAACGTCGTGATTGCGCCCGGCGCCAAGCCGGTTATTTGGAATACGCTCAGTGCTTTGCTCGACCCAGGCGACGAGTTCGTCTATTTCGACCCGGCATATCCGGCGTACGCATCCTGCGCGAGCTATCATCAGGCGACGATCCATGCCATACCGTTATTGGAGTCGCGAAACTGGCGCATGGATCTCGACGAGCTCGCACGCCGCGTCTCTTCCAAGACGAAGGTCGTCGTGATCAACTCGCCGCACAACCCCACCGGCGGCGTGCTGACCAACAGCGACTTGGAATATATCGCCGAGCTGGCGCAACGCTACGATTTTCTCGTTCTCGCCGACGAAATCTACAGCCGCAACTTCTATCTCGACAGCGAATACGTCTCGATCGCATCGCTGCCCGGCATGCGCGACCGAACGATCGTCGTCGACGGTTTTTCCAAAGCATATGCGATGACCGGCTGGCGTCTTGGGTATGCGATCATGCCCGAGCGCCTCGCCCGCACCGCCACGCTTTTTAATAACAATACGTTCAGCTGCGTTGCCACGTTCGTGCAGATGGCTGGGATCGCCGCGCTCACCGGTCCCGACGAACCGGTGCTGCGGATGAACGAGATCTTCCGCACTCGTCGCGACCGCCTCGTGCAAGGTCTCAACGCGATCGCCGGCATCTCTTGTTTACTGCCTGAAGGCGCCTTTTACGCGTTTCCCAATGTCTCGGCGATCACCCGCGACGACCGCGCGTTGGCAAAGTTTCTATTGGAAGAGGGCGGCGTTGCTTGCGGCGGCGGTTCGTCGTTTGGTGCGGCCGGTCAGGGCTACCTTCGTTTTTCGTACGCGGCCTCGCTCGACGACATCGATTGGGCGCTCGAGTCGATCGCCAAGACACTGCCGAAGTTCGTGCAGTAA